From Rutidosis leptorrhynchoides isolate AG116_Rl617_1_P2 chromosome 3, CSIRO_AGI_Rlap_v1, whole genome shotgun sequence, a single genomic window includes:
- the LOC139896436 gene encoding protein DWD HYPERSENSITIVE TO UV-B 1-like isoform X1: protein MFFSAPNISVLLARYFEICKMHEVEPSSTVVSWLQKAMIQKVTCQKCTIVLLLDQLTNADLFPLIDLFSLSNLDALDNVDLFHNSSGELHEYPLLSLMHAINAKLRVVDIRDMPLKEDVLRDLFETGLDCRVLNIRSTEIRKLNMAGRFVHMHTLNLDFCTSLTSMEKDCFTYMPNLTRLSMCATRVSNLWTTAAALLKLPSLLELRFQNCLCCKDTAPCHLKDFSVENTSSNKLNEVSFGKLSVDEHESGLLHETVSQKYNSHHPSPICFQKHYREYMIASLPKLGVLDNCRIGKFDRERAKTVFSRYYELLPNKRQHKESIISVLHMRETGTSSILNRKSLTFKGPSLHKKSQSFYSRSLCAAKLGSSAWPVLHPISNISQIPNEEGKILRPRQFEYHQTDPSLMAFGTLEGEVVVINHETGNLVNYVPSFDTHKSVLGLCWLKRHPSKLVVGYDNGSLRLYDINDTIPDISNSYCSSTGVAFDDFQHLTSVHVNATDDQILTSGYSKKVAVYDISTGKRLHYFTDMHREPINVAKFSHHSPSLFVTSSFDHDVKMWDLRTKPVNPCYTASSSSGNVMVCFSPDDLYLLVSAVDNQVKQLLAVDGRLHTSFDIAPTGNSQNYTRSYYMNGRDYIISGSCDEPVVRVCCAQTGRRLRDIYLEGQNARSLMFVQSLRGDPFRHTCVLALSGRSSRLICFLRVNIHLSIKKASICALPIGSELRCVWFYGEAVYLFIMTGPDA from the exons ATGTTTTTTTCAGCTCCAAATATCTCCGTTTTACTCGCCAG gtactttgaaatatgcaagatgcATGAGGTGGAACCTAGCTCAACTGTTGTATCATGGCTACAAAAG GCTATGATTCAGAAGGTTACATGCCAAAAATGCACAATAGTGCTGTTACTGGACCAACTTACCAATGCCGACTTGTTTCCCCTCATCGATCTTTTTAGCTTAAGCAACTTGGACGCGCTCGACAATGTTGACTTGTTTCATAACTCAAGCGGCGAATTACATGAATACCCTTTACTGTCATTGATGCACGCTATCAACGCAAAGCTTCGTGTAGTTGATATCCGTGATATGCCATTAAAGGAGGATGTCTTGAG GGATCTATTTGAGACCGGTCTGGACTGTCGGGTTCTGAACATAAGGTCCACCGAGATTCGAAAGCTCAATATGGCGGGGAGATTTGTGCATATGCACACGCTTAATTTGGACTTTTGTACCTCGCTTACTAGTATGGAGAAAGATTGTTTTACTTACATGCCTAATTTGACCCGTTTATCAATGTGTGCCACACGAGTATCTAATCTATGGACTACTGCTGCTGCCTTGTTGAAACTTCCTTCGTTGCTTGAACTACGGTTTCAAAATTGCTTGTGTTGTAAGGACACCGCCCCATGCCATTTGAAGGACTTCTCGGTTGAAAACACTTCAAGTAATAAGCTAAATGAG GTTTCTTTTGGCAAATTGAGTGTTGATGAACATGAAAGTGGCTTGTTACATGAAACAGTTTCACAAAAGTACAACTCGCATCATCCTTCGCCAATATGCTTTCAGAAACATTACAGGGAATACATGATTGCTTCATTACCAAAATTAGGTGTATTAGATAATTGTCGTATCGGAAAATTCGATAGAGAAAGAGCTAAAACAGTCTTCTCAAGATACTACGAGTTATTACCAAATAAACGACAACATAAAGAAAGCATCATTAGCGTATTGCATATGCGTGAAACGGGAACAAGTAGTATACTTAACCGAAAATCCTTAACCTTTAAGGGTCCATCACTACACAAAAAAAGTCAAAGTTTCTACTCAAGGTCTTTGTGTGCTGCTAAACTTGGGTCCTCTGCATGGCCCGTTTTACATCCGATATCGAATATTAGTCAGATACCGAATGAAGAGGGAAAGATACTTAGACCAAGACAGTTCGAGTATCATCAAACGGACCCCAGTTTAATGGCGTTTGGTACTCTAGAAGGTGAAGTTGTTGTTATTAACCATGAAACGGGGAATCTTGTTAACTATGTGCCGTCTTTTGATACACATAAGAGTGTTTTGGGCCTCTGTTGGCTTAAAAGACACCCATCGAAG CTTGTAGTTGGTTATGATAATGGATCGTTAAGATTGTACGACATCAACGATACAATTCCAGATATTTCAAATAGCTACTGCAGTTCAACTGGTGTTGCATTCGATGACTTTCAGCATTTGACTTCGGTTCATGTTAACGCAACAGATGATCAAATTCTTACAAGTGGTTACTCAAAGAAAGTTGCTGTTTATGATATATCAACTGGAAAACGTTTACATTATTTCACTGATATGCATCGAGAACCCATAAACGTAGCCAAATTCTCCCATCATTCTCCATCACTGTTTGTTACTTCATCGTTTGATCATGATGTTAAAATGTGGGATTTGAGAACGAAACCTGTAAACCCGTGTTACACCGCCTCGAGTTCAAGTGGAAACGTTATGGTTTGTTTCTCTCCTGATGACCTGTATTTGCTCGTCTCAGCTGTTGATAATCAG GTTAAACAACTTTTGGCTGTAGACGGTAGGCTTCATACGAGTTTTGATATAGCTCCCACTGGGAATTCTCAAAATTACACTCGTTCGTATTATATGAACGGACGAGACTATATTATTAGTGGAAGTTGCGATGAACCTGTTGTTCGTGTATGTTGTGCTCAAACTGGTAGGCGACTCAGGGACATATACTTGGAG GGTCAGAATGCAAGGAGCTTGATGTTTGTGCAGTCGTTAAGAGGCGACCCATTTCGA CATACGTGCGTCCTAGCTCTAAGTGGGAGATCATCAAG GTTAATTTGCTTTCTTCGGGTCAATATTCATCTGAGTATCAAAAAGGCCAGCATTTGTGCCCTTCCTATAGGCTCGGAACTTAGATGTGTGTGGTTCTATGGTGAAGCCGTTTACCTGTTTATAATGACCGGACCCGATGCATAA
- the LOC139896436 gene encoding protein DWD HYPERSENSITIVE TO UV-B 1-like isoform X2, protein MFFSAPNISVLLARYFEICKMHEVEPSSTVVSWLQKAMIQKVTCQKCTIVLLLDQLTNADLFPLIDLFSLSNLDALDNVDLFHNSSGELHEYPLLSLMHAINAKLRVVDIRDMPLKEDVLRDLFETGLDCRVLNIRSTEIRKLNMAGRFVHMHTLNLDFCTSLTSMEKDCFTYMPNLTRLSMCATRVSNLWTTAAALLKLPSLLELRFQNCLCCKDTAPCHLKDFSVENTSSNKLNEVSFGKLSVDEHESGLLHETVSQKYNSHHPSPICFQKHYREYMIASLPKLGVLDNCRIGKFDRERAKTVFSRYYELLPNKRQHKESIISVLHMRETGTSSILNRKSLTFKGPSLHKKSQSFYSRSLCAAKLGSSAWPVLHPISNISQIPNEEGKILRPRQFEYHQTDPSLMAFGTLEGEVVVINHETGNLVNYVPSFDTHKSVLGLCWLKRHPSKLVVGYDNGSLRLYDINDTIPDISNSYCSSTGVAFDDFQHLTSVHVNATDDQILTSGYSKKVAVYDISTGKRLHYFTDMHREPINVAKFSHHSPSLFVTSSFDHDVKMWDLRTKPVNPCYTASSSSGNVMVCFSPDDLYLLVSAVDNQVKQLLAVDGRLHTSFDIAPTGNSQNYTRSYYMNGRDYIISGSCDEPVVRVCCAQTGRRLRDIYLEGQNARSLMFVQSLRGDPFRHFHMAILAAYVRPSSKWEIIKVNLLSSGQYSSEYQKGQHLCPSYRLGT, encoded by the exons ATGTTTTTTTCAGCTCCAAATATCTCCGTTTTACTCGCCAG gtactttgaaatatgcaagatgcATGAGGTGGAACCTAGCTCAACTGTTGTATCATGGCTACAAAAG GCTATGATTCAGAAGGTTACATGCCAAAAATGCACAATAGTGCTGTTACTGGACCAACTTACCAATGCCGACTTGTTTCCCCTCATCGATCTTTTTAGCTTAAGCAACTTGGACGCGCTCGACAATGTTGACTTGTTTCATAACTCAAGCGGCGAATTACATGAATACCCTTTACTGTCATTGATGCACGCTATCAACGCAAAGCTTCGTGTAGTTGATATCCGTGATATGCCATTAAAGGAGGATGTCTTGAG GGATCTATTTGAGACCGGTCTGGACTGTCGGGTTCTGAACATAAGGTCCACCGAGATTCGAAAGCTCAATATGGCGGGGAGATTTGTGCATATGCACACGCTTAATTTGGACTTTTGTACCTCGCTTACTAGTATGGAGAAAGATTGTTTTACTTACATGCCTAATTTGACCCGTTTATCAATGTGTGCCACACGAGTATCTAATCTATGGACTACTGCTGCTGCCTTGTTGAAACTTCCTTCGTTGCTTGAACTACGGTTTCAAAATTGCTTGTGTTGTAAGGACACCGCCCCATGCCATTTGAAGGACTTCTCGGTTGAAAACACTTCAAGTAATAAGCTAAATGAG GTTTCTTTTGGCAAATTGAGTGTTGATGAACATGAAAGTGGCTTGTTACATGAAACAGTTTCACAAAAGTACAACTCGCATCATCCTTCGCCAATATGCTTTCAGAAACATTACAGGGAATACATGATTGCTTCATTACCAAAATTAGGTGTATTAGATAATTGTCGTATCGGAAAATTCGATAGAGAAAGAGCTAAAACAGTCTTCTCAAGATACTACGAGTTATTACCAAATAAACGACAACATAAAGAAAGCATCATTAGCGTATTGCATATGCGTGAAACGGGAACAAGTAGTATACTTAACCGAAAATCCTTAACCTTTAAGGGTCCATCACTACACAAAAAAAGTCAAAGTTTCTACTCAAGGTCTTTGTGTGCTGCTAAACTTGGGTCCTCTGCATGGCCCGTTTTACATCCGATATCGAATATTAGTCAGATACCGAATGAAGAGGGAAAGATACTTAGACCAAGACAGTTCGAGTATCATCAAACGGACCCCAGTTTAATGGCGTTTGGTACTCTAGAAGGTGAAGTTGTTGTTATTAACCATGAAACGGGGAATCTTGTTAACTATGTGCCGTCTTTTGATACACATAAGAGTGTTTTGGGCCTCTGTTGGCTTAAAAGACACCCATCGAAG CTTGTAGTTGGTTATGATAATGGATCGTTAAGATTGTACGACATCAACGATACAATTCCAGATATTTCAAATAGCTACTGCAGTTCAACTGGTGTTGCATTCGATGACTTTCAGCATTTGACTTCGGTTCATGTTAACGCAACAGATGATCAAATTCTTACAAGTGGTTACTCAAAGAAAGTTGCTGTTTATGATATATCAACTGGAAAACGTTTACATTATTTCACTGATATGCATCGAGAACCCATAAACGTAGCCAAATTCTCCCATCATTCTCCATCACTGTTTGTTACTTCATCGTTTGATCATGATGTTAAAATGTGGGATTTGAGAACGAAACCTGTAAACCCGTGTTACACCGCCTCGAGTTCAAGTGGAAACGTTATGGTTTGTTTCTCTCCTGATGACCTGTATTTGCTCGTCTCAGCTGTTGATAATCAG GTTAAACAACTTTTGGCTGTAGACGGTAGGCTTCATACGAGTTTTGATATAGCTCCCACTGGGAATTCTCAAAATTACACTCGTTCGTATTATATGAACGGACGAGACTATATTATTAGTGGAAGTTGCGATGAACCTGTTGTTCGTGTATGTTGTGCTCAAACTGGTAGGCGACTCAGGGACATATACTTGGAG GGTCAGAATGCAAGGAGCTTGATGTTTGTGCAGTCGTTAAGAGGCGACCCATTTCGA CATTTTCACATGGCCATATTGGCAGCATACGTGCGTCCTAGCTCTAAGTGGGAGATCATCAAG GTTAATTTGCTTTCTTCGGGTCAATATTCATCTGAGTATCAAAAAGGCCAGCATTTGTGCCCTTCCTATAGGCTCGGAACTTAG
- the LOC139896437 gene encoding uncharacterized protein, whose translation MDRNITLTLSFICIIVSSVGAQSPAASPTLPPPSTATTPAASPSKSTTPPTTPVSAPAISPVAAPPKVSVPPPAKTPLSSPPVPVPVSSPPPAVESPPVPEPTAAPIEAPAAEVPAPAHSKKNTKKHTASSPAPAPEMVGPSPSEAPGPSDAPSPGPSDAVADESGTEKLMGVRMVVVSLVFGWAVFGCL comes from the exons ATGGACCGTAACATTACTCTCACTCTCTCATTCATCTGCATTATCGTATCATCCGTCGGAGCTCAATCTCCGGCCGCTTCTCCAACATTACCACCACCGTCAACTGCCACTACTCCCGCCGCTTCACCTTCAAAATCCACCACTCCTCCCACAACCCCTGTTTCAGCACCGGCAATCTCTCCGGTTGCAGCTCCACCAAAAGTATCCGTTCCTCCTCCGGCTAAGACACCTCTAAGTTCACCACCTGTTCCGGTGCCGGTTAGCTCTCCACCTCCAGCTGTTGAATCACCTCCAGTTCCAGAACCTACTGCTGCTCCAATTGAAGCTCCGGCTGCTGAAGTTCCGGCACCTGCTCATAGCAAAAAGAACACGAAAAAACACACCGCATCGTCTCCGGCGCCTGCACCTGAGATGGTCGGACCATCCCCTAGTGAAGCTCCTGGACCTAGCGACGCTCCTTCTCCCGGTCCCTCCGATGCTGTCGCCGATGAA AGTGGAACAGAGAAATTAATGGGCGTACGGATGGTGGTCGTGAGCTTGGTATTTGGATGGGCCGTCTTTGGCTGTCTCTAG
- the LOC139900721 gene encoding suppressor of RPS4-RLD 1, producing MSSTVTQRAELAKFCTSRDWSKAIRVLDSILSQSCVIQDICNRAYCYSQLELHKHVIKDCDKALQLDPTLLQAYILKGRAYSALGKKDDAVVVWEQGYKSAVEQSTDLKQLLELEELLSATKKSMAAPSDTDSKQLSELSVSKPEPANSSKSSETVNKFTISNLSYKPSCDEREVLQTESQPHEISYISNGSSKKVDSSTTFHMGKNGNHGKLPNGTLKVSIDVGTKSEERSSTSDGRHKSDLSSRISLIPSKKNDIPEINWSDKSDMRSEPRNDTKGNKKFSVTRISKAKSISVDFRLSRGIAQVNEGQYARAISIFDQVLREDPTYPEALIGRGTAYAFKRELDSAIADFTKAIQSNPSAGEAWKRRGQARAALGESTEAIADLTKSLEFDPDSADILHERGIVNFKVKDFYAAIDDLSACVKLDKDNKSAYTYLGLAQSSVGEYKKAEESHLKAIKIDQKFLEAWGHLAQFYHDLANSTKALECIKEVLKIDERSAKGYHLRGLLLHAMGDHRNAIKDLSIGLSIESSNIECLYLKASCHHAVGEFKDAVKYYDAALDLELDSMDKFVLQCLAFYQKEIALYTSAKINSEFSWFDIDRDVDPLFKEYWCKRLHPKNVCEKVYRQPPLRKAKLRKQDLNLTKTKTTLQQAADRIGKTIQYHCPGFLPNKRQHRMAGLAAIEIAQKVSKIWRSLQSEWRFSNRNATKNGKRPRRKEKIIIPSVNKDSNSEASTSSALEDMSAGQSVFSWLHLYSIAVKWRQISEPCDPVVWVNKLSEEFNSGFGSHTPLILGQAKVTRYYPHFQRTLDVAKTVMKEKGCVFNKEDGVIDLLKDGKLNEILKSESCSDLYKIVGEDFWLATWCNSTAFEGERLEGTRITLVKSGERGFDFAIRTPCTPARWDDYDAEMTSAWEVLCNSYCGETYGSNDFGTLENVREAILRMTYYWYNFMPLSRGSAVVGFSVMLGLLLAANMEFTGSIPQGRQVDWDAILGLDPNSFMESVKTWLYPSLKVTTTWKDIPDVTTTLETTGSAVAALSSYPD from the exons ATGTCTTCGACGGTGACTCAACGAGCTGAACTCGCTAAGTTTTGTACTTCACGTGATTGGAGTAAAGCTATTCGAGTTCTCGATTCGATTTTATCTCAATCGTGCGTTATTCAGGATATCTG TAATCGTGCGTACTGCTATAGTCAATTAGAGCTTCATAAACATGTGATTAAGGATTGTGATAAGGCTCTTCAACTTGATCCTACGCTTCTTCAAGCTTACATCCTCAAAG GCCGTGCATATTCTGCGTTGGGGAAGAAAGATGATGCTGTTGTGGTTTGGGAACAAGGTTACAAATCTGCTGTTGAACAATCAACAGATCTGAAGCAACTGCTTGAGTTGGAAGAGCTTTTGTCAGCTACAAAAAAGAGTATGGCAGCTCCTTCTGATACAGATTCTAAACAGTTATCAGAGTTGTCTGTGTCAAAACCTGAGCCTGCTAATTCAAGCAAATCAAGTGAAACCGTTAATAAATTTACCATCTCCAACCTTAGTTACAAACCGTCCTGTGATGAACGGGAGGTACTGCAAACAGAAAGCCAACCACATGAAATATCATACATTTCCAATGGCTCTAGTAAGAAAGTTGACAGTTCAACAACATTTCATATGGGTAAAAATGGAAATCATGGTAAACTACCAAATGGAACCTTGAAGGTATCCATTGATGTTGGCACCAAATCTGAGGAACGTAGTAGTACAAGTGATGGCCGTCACAAATCTGATCTGAGCTCTAGAATTTCATTAATTCCCAGTAAAAAAAATGATATACCTGAGATAAACTGGAGTGATAAATCTGACATGCGCAGTGAACCACGTAATGATACCAAGGGAAATAAAAAGTTCTCGGTTACTAGGATCTCAAAGGCCAAGTCTATAAGTGTTGATTTTCGACTATCACGAGGAATTGCTCAG GTGAATGAAGGGCAGTATGCTCGGGCCATATCCATCTTTGACCAG GTCTTAAGAGAAGATCCTACTTACCCTGAAGCACTAATAGGAAGGGGAACTGCCTATGCATTCAAAAGAGAACTCGATTCAGCCATTGCTGATTTTACAAAG GCTATACAATCAAATCCATCAGCTGGCGAGGCTTGGAAAAGAAGAGGGCAGGCCCGAGCTGCTTTAGGAGAATCTACTGAG GCAATTGCAGATTTGACCAAGTCGTTAGAGTTTGACCCCGATTCGGCAGATATATTGCATGAAAGGG GAATTGTCAATTTTAAGGTTAAGGATTTCTATGCTGCCATTGACGATCTGTCTGCATGTGTAAAGCTTGATAAGGATAACAAATCAGCTTACACATATTTG GGTCTGGCACAGTCATCAGTTGGTGAATATAAAAAAGCCGAGGAATCACATTTGAAAGCGATTAAAATTGATCAAAAGTTTCTTGAAGCATGGGGTCATTTAGCTCAG ttTTATCACGACTTGGCGAATTCAACAAAGGCTTTGGAGTGCATAAAAGAGGTTTTGAAAATTGATGAGAG GTCTGCTAAGGGATATCACTTGCGTGGGTTGCTACTTCATGCTATGGGAGATCACAG AAATGCTATCAAAGACTTATCGATCGGGCTTAGCATCGAGAGCTCAAACATAGAATGTCTGTACCTAAAGGCTTCTTGTCACCATGCTGTTGGAGAATTTAAGGATGCT GTGAAGTATTATGATGCTGCTTTGGATTTGGAGCTGGACTCAATGGACAAGTTCGTGCTTCAGTGCCTGGCTTTCTATCAG AAAGAAATTGCGTTGTATACTTCTGCGAAAATTAATAGCGAATTTAGCTGGTTCGATATAGATCGTGACGTCGACCCTTTGTTTAAG GAGTACTGGTGCAAAAGACTGCACCCCAAAAATGTATGTGAAAAAGTTTACAGGCAGCCTCCATTAAGAAAAGCGAAGTTGAGAAAACAggatttaaatttaactaaaacaaAGACTACACTGCAGCAAGCTGCTGATCGTATTGGCAAAACAATACAGTATCATTGCCCAGGCTTCTTACCCAATAAACGCCAG CATCGCATGGCCGGGTTAGCAGCTATAGAGATTGCACAAAAGGTGTCTAAAATTTGGCGTTCACTGCAATCTGAATGGAGGTTTTCTAATAGAAATGCCACAAAAAACGGAAAACGTCCCCGAAGAAAAGAAAAGATAATAATACCTAGCGTGAATAAAGATAGCAACTCGGAAGCATCCACTTCAAGTGCCTTGGAAGACATGTCAGCAGGACAGTCTGTTTTCTCTTGGCTTCATCTTTATTCAATTGCCGTCAAATGGAGACAAATATCTGAACCATGTGATCCCGTTGTTTGGGTCAACAAATTAAG TGAGGAGTTCAATTCTGGATTTGGATCTCACACCCCACTTATCCTTGGACAAGCTAAAGTTACTCGCTACTATCCACATTTTCAAAG GACATTAGATGTTGCCAAAACTGTCATGAAAGAAAAAGGGTGTGTATTTAATAAGGAAGATGGTGTCATTGACTTGTTAAAAGATGGAAAACTAAATGAG ATACTGAAATCTGAGTCGTGCTCTGATCTGTATAAAATTGTTGGTGAGGATTTCTGGTTGGCTACTTGGTGCAATAGTACAGCATTTGAGGG aGAACGCCTGGAAGGAACGCGGATCACTCTAGTTAAATC GGGAGAACGTGGGTTTGACTTTGCAATTCGAACACCTTGCACTCCTGCTAGATGGGATGATTATGATGCAGAAATGACATCAGCTTGGGAA GTACTGTGTAATTCCTATTGTGGTGAGACATATGGATCAAATGATTTCGGTACACTAGAAAATGTCCGAGAAGCTATCTTACGGATGACGTATTACTG GTACAACTTCATGCCACTTTCAAGAGGGTCTGCAGTTGTGGGGTTTTCAGTCATGCTTGGACTACTTCTAGCTGCTAATATGGAGTTCACCGGGAGCATACCACAAGGGCGTCAAGTCGATTGGGATGCCATTTTGGGTTTGGACCCTAATTCATTCATGGAATCTGTCAAGACTTGGTTGTATCCGTCTCTCAAGGTCACTACTACATGGAAAGACATCCCGGATGTGACCACAACTCTCGAGACCACCGGTTCAGCTGTTGCAGCTCTTAGCTCCTATCCCGACTAA